From the Prochlorococcus marinus str. AS9601 genome, the window AAAAAAGGCCTATATATATTATAGAGATGGCTTAGCTGCACAAAATAATGGGGATTATTCGGAGGCGTTAGAGTATTATAAAGAGAGTTTACTGCTTGAAGAAAATAAAATTGATAGGGGCGAGACTTTAAAAAATATGGCAATAATATATATGAGTAATGGTGAAGAGGATTTGTCTATTGAAACTTATGAAAAAGCATTAGAAGAAAATCCCAAACAGCCATCATGCTTGAAAAATATAGGTTTAATTTATGAGAAAAGGGGAAGATATGCAGAGCAAAATGGTGATTTAGATCAGAGAGATATTTGGTTTGATAAAGCTGCTGAAGTCTGGTCTAAAGCAGTGAGACTTTATCCAGGTGGGTATCTAGATATTGAAAATTGGTTGAAAAACTCAGGAAGAAGTTCAATAGATATATACCTGTAATTTTTTTACTCTGATAAAGAATAGTCAACTGCTTCTTTAATATTGGAAATTTCTTTGATATTTATTAGATTTTGAAAATTATTATTTATTTCCTCCTCTAATTTTGGTACTACGATATTTTTGATACCTAGTCTTATAGCTTCTTCTATCTTTGTTCGAAGGTTATTAGATTTTCTAACCTGACCGCTCAATCCCAATTCCCCAATAAATGAGCTATTTACTAAAGGAGGAATATTTTTCAAACTTGATAAAATTGATATTGCTACACCTAAGTCAGATGAAGGATCATTAATCTCAAAACCCCCGCCAGTAGCTATATAACAATCAAATTCAGATAATTTTATGCCTACGTGTTTTTCAATAACAGCTAGAATTTGATGTAATCTATTTATGCTAATTCCAGTTGTAGTTCGTCTTGGGTTACTGTAGAAAGTTTTATTTACAAGTGCTTGTATATCAACTGCTAATGGTCTAGTACCTTCATTTGTAATAGTAGTTGTTACACCTGAAATATTTTCTTTATTTGTAAAAATTGAACTTGGATTTTTTATCTCTCGTAAGCCCTGTTCAAGCATTTCAAAAATTCCAATTTCAAAGGTTGATCCAAATCGATTTTTTATACTTCTTAATAATCTATGTGAGGAAATATTATCTCCTTCAAAGTTTATTACTGTATCAACTAAGTGCTCCAGAGTTTTAGGGCCAGCTAAAGCACCATCTTTGGTGACATGACCAATGATTAAAAGGGCAATGTTATTGTCTTTGGCGAGATTTTGCAATTCAGATGAACATGCTCTTACTTGAGAGACCGATCCTGGCGAACTTTCCATTTCATGATTATGGATGGCTTGAATACTATCAATAATTGCGAAACTTGGATTTAACCGTTTGATTTCTTCAATAATTAGGGATAAGTTGGTTTCTGCAAAAATTTTTAAATCAATACTACTTTGATTTAATCTTTCCCACCTAATTTTTACTTGTTCTAAAGATTCTTCTGCAGTTACATATAAAACTTTCTCATTGAGAGATATTTTTCCTGCTGATTGAAGAACTATTGTGCTTTTACCTATGCCTGGTTCTCCTCCAAGTAAAACAACAGATCCAGGTACGATTCCACCTCCAAGCACTCGATCAAATTCCCTAAAACCACTTGTAAATCTTGATATTTTTTTTGATGAAATCTCGTTAAATGGTATAGATTGTTTACTATTTTTTATTTCTTGATATTTAGACCTCTTACTTTTTATTTCTTCAACAATGGAATTCCATGAGTTGCAATTTAAGCATCTACCAAAATATTGTGAAGTTTCAGATCCGCAATTCTGACAAATAAAAGTAGATAATTTGCTAGACATTTAGTTTTTTAATCAAGTATTAGAACTAGAATGTTTGGGATATTGCCCCTCTACAAGTTAGATTAGGAT encodes:
- the radA gene encoding DNA repair protein RadA, translating into MSSKLSTFICQNCGSETSQYFGRCLNCNSWNSIVEEIKSKRSKYQEIKNSKQSIPFNEISSKKISRFTSGFREFDRVLGGGIVPGSVVLLGGEPGIGKSTIVLQSAGKISLNEKVLYVTAEESLEQVKIRWERLNQSSIDLKIFAETNLSLIIEEIKRLNPSFAIIDSIQAIHNHEMESSPGSVSQVRACSSELQNLAKDNNIALLIIGHVTKDGALAGPKTLEHLVDTVINFEGDNISSHRLLRSIKNRFGSTFEIGIFEMLEQGLREIKNPSSIFTNKENISGVTTTITNEGTRPLAVDIQALVNKTFYSNPRRTTTGISINRLHQILAVIEKHVGIKLSEFDCYIATGGGFEINDPSSDLGVAISILSSLKNIPPLVNSSFIGELGLSGQVRKSNNLRTKIEEAIRLGIKNIVVPKLEEEINNNFQNLINIKEISNIKEAVDYSLSE
- a CDS encoding photosystem I assembly protein Ycf3 — its product is MPSNQNRDNFIDKAFTVIAESIVKIMPIAEKEKKAYIYYRDGLAAQNNGDYSEALEYYKESLLLEENKIDRGETLKNMAIIYMSNGEEDLSIETYEKALEENPKQPSCLKNIGLIYEKRGRYAEQNGDLDQRDIWFDKAAEVWSKAVRLYPGGYLDIENWLKNSGRSSIDIYL